The following proteins are co-located in the Bacteroidota bacterium genome:
- the rmuC gene encoding DNA recombination protein RmuC — protein sequence MDFVFLFIGLAAGAAIGYLVAKSKAQVADTTGYTSRIASLETELQYLHSQLATHTQQLQQREAQLGALQQAKSELEVALNSQLSQRMAHIQALEERLQTQKEDFRTLWANQIEQFEALSQKVLKENSQQFRLMSQEQLDHTLKPLQQRLQEFGSRVEASQKEQVAYHSQLAERIKHLTELNQQVGQEARQLAQALKGDKKMQGNWGENILEMVLERSGMLKDQFYLREEVYKDAEGRSFRPDVVVKLPGRKGLIIDSKVSLVAYEQYYNAEEAAEQARHLRAHTESIRTHIKLLAEKDYSMLEGLAHSPDFVLMFIPLEPAFNLAVSSDTGLFEYALSKKVVLVTTTTLLATLTTVASIWRQERQQQNVEEIARLAGSLYDKLVGFTEDMIKIGEQLDRAKDSYVGAMNKLSVGSGNAIRTAEKVRDKGVKTNKRFTEKLLEGNESEQE from the coding sequence ATGGATTTCGTCTTTCTCTTTATCGGACTGGCTGCCGGGGCAGCCATCGGCTACCTGGTAGCCAAAAGCAAGGCCCAGGTAGCAGACACCACTGGCTATACGAGCCGCATAGCCAGCCTGGAAACCGAGCTACAGTACCTGCACAGCCAGCTAGCCACCCACACCCAGCAGCTGCAGCAGCGCGAGGCCCAGCTAGGTGCCCTGCAGCAGGCCAAAAGCGAACTGGAGGTGGCACTGAACAGCCAGCTAAGCCAGCGCATGGCACACATCCAGGCACTGGAAGAGCGCCTGCAAACCCAGAAAGAGGACTTTCGAACCCTATGGGCAAACCAGATCGAGCAGTTTGAGGCGCTGAGCCAGAAGGTACTGAAGGAGAACAGCCAGCAGTTCCGGCTAATGAGCCAGGAGCAGCTGGACCACACCCTGAAGCCACTGCAGCAGCGCCTGCAGGAGTTTGGCAGCCGGGTAGAGGCCAGCCAGAAAGAGCAAGTGGCCTACCACAGCCAGCTAGCCGAACGCATAAAGCACCTGACCGAGCTAAACCAGCAGGTGGGGCAGGAGGCCCGGCAGCTGGCACAGGCCCTGAAGGGCGACAAAAAGATGCAGGGAAACTGGGGCGAAAACATCCTGGAAATGGTGCTGGAGCGCAGCGGCATGCTCAAAGATCAGTTCTACCTACGCGAAGAGGTGTATAAGGATGCCGAGGGCCGCAGCTTCCGGCCCGACGTAGTGGTGAAGCTGCCTGGCCGTAAGGGCCTGATAATAGACAGCAAGGTGAGCCTGGTGGCCTATGAGCAGTACTACAACGCGGAGGAGGCCGCCGAGCAGGCGCGCCACCTGAGGGCGCACACCGAGAGCATCCGCACCCACATAAAACTGCTGGCCGAGAAGGACTACAGCATGCTGGAGGGCCTGGCGCATAGCCCCGACTTTGTGCTCATGTTCATCCCCCTGGAGCCAGCCTTCAACCTGGCGGTGAGCAGCGACACCGGCCTGTTTGAGTACGCCCTGAGCAAAAAAGTGGTGCTGGTAACCACCACCACCCTGCTGGCCACCCTCACCACCGTAGCCTCCATCTGGCGGCAGGAAAGGCAGCAGCAAAATGTGGAGGAGATAGCCCGCCTGGCCGGCAGCCTGTACGACAAACTTGTAGGATTTACCGAAGACATGATAAAAATAGGCGAGCAGCTAGACCGCGCAAAAGACTCCTATGTCGGCGCTATGAACAAGCTGAGCGTGGGCAGCGGCAACGCCATACGCACCGCCGAAAAGGTAAGGGACAAGGGAGTCAAAACCAACAAGAGATTCACAGAGAAGCTGCTGGAAGGCAACGAAAGTGAGCAGGAATAA